One region of Treponema primitia ZAS-1 genomic DNA includes:
- a CDS encoding spiro-SPASM protein, which produces MKAITVLFGASLSPEALAPVFNGKNALTLTFERARRFPGTERILFLGLEGEDCSLPPDLTGVYKPSWTRKSLLEEISQQSAGFDLSYFAWADCPLLDPVLAGSIAERHLRYGAEYSYADGWPYGLAPELLSPGTAGILAKIIGGDDGPVERDALFQVIQKDINAFDIETEISSIDLRVHRLSLTADSRRNTLLLSRLMEAGLSSAADAERIIPAHPELLRTLPVFYTVQAAGPCPQACSLCPYPKFGAELLATKDFLEPRLFAGLLDKISAFSGDAVIDISLWGELSLHPQKEELIAAILDRPGLSGVIETSGLGWKKTELEALALAASRAAPGRQNMAPLSWIVSLDAADSKRYREIRGPGFTEATECAKNLITLFPESSYVQAVRVKGAEDDIEQFYRFWKDAGAQIIIQKYDDFCGALPKLQASDLSPVQRRPCWHLMRDMVILMDGRVPQCRETLNGGETLGNAFTENLETIWERGVRLYREQCSFQEGAENNTNQYKGPCAECDEYYTYNF; this is translated from the coding sequence ATGAAAGCCATCACTGTTTTGTTCGGCGCTAGCCTTTCTCCTGAAGCCCTCGCCCCGGTTTTTAATGGCAAAAATGCCCTCACCCTGACCTTTGAACGGGCTCGGCGGTTTCCCGGTACGGAGAGGATACTCTTTCTAGGGCTTGAAGGGGAGGATTGTTCCCTGCCCCCGGATCTTACCGGGGTTTACAAGCCTTCGTGGACGAGAAAAAGCCTCCTGGAGGAAATTTCCCAGCAATCCGCAGGCTTTGATCTCAGCTACTTTGCCTGGGCGGATTGCCCGCTGCTGGACCCGGTTCTAGCGGGGAGTATCGCGGAGCGGCATCTGCGCTACGGGGCGGAATATTCCTACGCCGATGGCTGGCCCTATGGCCTTGCGCCGGAACTGCTTTCCCCGGGAACCGCGGGGATCCTGGCTAAGATAATTGGCGGCGATGACGGGCCGGTGGAACGGGACGCCCTGTTTCAGGTGATACAAAAGGATATCAACGCCTTTGATATAGAAACGGAGATTTCTTCTATAGATTTGCGGGTCCATCGTTTAAGCCTTACGGCGGATTCCCGGCGTAACACGCTCCTCCTCTCCCGGCTGATGGAAGCGGGCCTTTCTTCTGCGGCGGACGCCGAGCGGATCATCCCCGCCCATCCTGAATTACTGCGGACCCTCCCGGTGTTTTATACGGTCCAGGCGGCCGGGCCCTGTCCCCAGGCCTGTTCCCTCTGCCCCTACCCGAAATTCGGCGCCGAGTTGCTTGCAACGAAGGACTTCCTGGAACCCCGTTTGTTCGCCGGACTTCTGGATAAAATCAGCGCTTTTTCCGGCGATGCGGTTATTGATATTTCCCTATGGGGGGAGCTTTCCCTCCATCCCCAAAAAGAGGAGCTCATCGCCGCTATCCTTGACCGGCCCGGCCTTTCCGGCGTCATCGAAACTTCCGGCCTGGGCTGGAAAAAAACGGAGCTTGAAGCTCTGGCACTTGCGGCTTCACGGGCAGCGCCGGGGAGACAAAATATGGCCCCCCTGTCCTGGATTGTGTCCCTGGACGCGGCGGACAGCAAGCGGTACCGGGAAATCCGGGGGCCCGGCTTTACCGAAGCTACGGAATGTGCGAAAAACTTGATAACCCTTTTCCCGGAGAGCAGCTATGTTCAGGCGGTCCGCGTTAAAGGCGCGGAGGATGACATCGAACAGTTCTACCGGTTCTGGAAAGATGCGGGGGCTCAGATAATTATCCAAAAGTATGATGATTTTTGCGGCGCCCTGCCCAAATTGCAGGCTTCGGATCTTTCCCCGGTACAGCGCCGCCCCTGTTGGCATCTCATGCGGGATATGGTTATCCTCATGGATGGCCGGGTTCCCCAGTGCCGGGAAACGCTGAACGGCGGGGAAACTCTGGGCAATGCCTTTACCGAAAATCTGGAAACCATCTGGGAGCGGGGTGTACGCTTATACCGGGAACAGTGCTCTTTTCAAGAGGGCGCCGAGAATAATACTAATCAATACAAGGGTCCCTGCGCGGAGTGCGATGAATACTATACCTACAATTTTTAA
- the xseA gene encoding exodeoxyribonuclease VII large subunit has translation MDGSRKLTVSELTDQIRATLENAFGPVIVEGELSNCRPSSTGHLYFTLKDSGAAISAVMFKNQLRNLGFEPRDGMLLRVHGHISVYAQRGSYQIICEEMEEAGAGDILALLEKRKRALAAEGLFDEDRKKPIPRFPRVVGVVSSPTGAALRDILNILARRAGGIGVVVLPAPVQGTEAAAIIARRIEQANQWKLADVLIVGRGGGSLEDLLPFSEEAVVRAIAASKIPVVSAVGHEIDWALSDFAADLRAPTPSAAAELVSANRAEILEQVKRAGEILRETMDARLDRARLLIKPFGIEDLEYRFRGILQPRLVRFDDAKEALLENLSERISDMRRRLELARVNIEAANPRAILERGFSVVLREKTGKVLRHAGETKSGERLIIRPLEGIITATTETVEVPVLEDT, from the coding sequence ATGGATGGCTCCCGTAAACTAACCGTATCGGAACTCACCGACCAGATCCGGGCGACCCTGGAAAACGCCTTTGGTCCGGTAATTGTGGAGGGGGAGCTTTCCAATTGCCGGCCTTCCAGTACGGGGCACCTCTACTTTACCCTGAAGGATTCGGGGGCCGCTATTTCCGCGGTGATGTTCAAGAACCAGCTTCGGAACCTGGGCTTTGAGCCACGGGACGGGATGCTCCTGCGGGTGCATGGGCATATTTCGGTGTACGCACAGCGGGGAAGCTACCAGATAATCTGCGAGGAGATGGAGGAGGCCGGCGCCGGGGATATCCTTGCCCTGCTGGAAAAGCGGAAACGGGCGCTGGCTGCGGAGGGTCTCTTTGACGAGGACCGGAAGAAGCCTATCCCCCGCTTTCCCCGGGTGGTTGGGGTGGTAAGCTCCCCCACCGGGGCGGCGCTGCGGGATATACTCAACATACTGGCCCGGCGGGCCGGGGGCATCGGGGTAGTCGTCCTTCCCGCGCCGGTCCAGGGTACCGAAGCGGCGGCCATTATTGCCCGGCGTATCGAACAGGCCAACCAATGGAAGCTGGCGGATGTGCTTATCGTAGGCCGGGGCGGAGGTTCCCTGGAGGACCTGCTGCCTTTTTCGGAGGAAGCGGTGGTTCGGGCTATTGCGGCATCGAAGATTCCCGTGGTAAGCGCCGTGGGGCACGAGATAGACTGGGCTCTTTCGGATTTTGCAGCGGATCTCCGAGCCCCTACCCCTTCGGCAGCGGCGGAACTGGTCAGCGCCAACCGGGCGGAGATTTTGGAACAGGTGAAGCGGGCCGGAGAAATCCTGCGGGAAACCATGGATGCCCGGCTCGATAGGGCGCGGCTCTTGATCAAGCCCTTCGGCATAGAGGATCTGGAATACCGGTTCAGGGGGATACTCCAACCCAGGCTGGTGCGCTTTGACGATGCCAAGGAAGCCCTGCTTGAAAACCTGTCGGAAAGGATTAGTGATATGCGCCGCCGCCTTGAGCTGGCCCGGGTAAACATAGAGGCGGCCAACCCCCGGGCTATTCTGGAACGGGGATTTTCGGTGGTGCTCCGGGAAAAGACCGGGAAAGTACTGCGCCATGCCGGGGAAACCAAGAGCGGCGAAAGGCTTATCATACGTCCCCTGGAGGGGATTATCACCGCAACTACTGAAACGGTGGAAGTTCCGGTGTTGGAGGATACATGA
- the xseB gene encoding exodeoxyribonuclease VII small subunit: MKNFEERLERLEELGEAIRKPDIPLDDALKAFEEGIKLARTLEKDLEKVESRIEILMNGPEEKPEARPELGLFDDED, translated from the coding sequence ATGAAAAACTTTGAAGAACGGCTGGAACGGCTGGAAGAACTGGGCGAAGCGATACGCAAGCCGGATATTCCCCTGGACGATGCCCTTAAAGCCTTTGAAGAGGGGATCAAATTGGCGCGAACCCTGGAGAAGGACCTGGAAAAAGTAGAGAGCCGTATCGAGATACTGATGAACGGTCCTGAGGAAAAACCAGAGGCCCGGCCGGAACTGGGTCTCTTTGACGACGAGGACTAA
- a CDS encoding class I SAM-dependent methyltransferase yields the protein MTVGSLLVVPALEKNRGGGHLVRSAALVRSLRRAGREAFLFLPEGHNWELLGIAGLNGESWVRLEDPRKSPGPEKGWDFIILDKFRTSPEEAASWSALAPLVGIDEGGPYRRSFDFLIDILPNLYTCREDLPNITAPSMIPLPVKRRPSFYNTDSHLRVLISFGAEDAAGLSFPAAMALGKSSRKNKLEITLIAPGLRLNTAQAFKAFSNIVFIPKGIPELREHLAEYDLLVTHFGLCAFEAIHARLPVLLVSPGSYHEKLARNAGFFSAGTGSAAAGRIGQFLSDTNFLNALAGRCESIASRFGLDTAPGQTLGDLLAGFTSPRNHGGNSATSCPACGAPGSRKTPARFPGRTYRRCRRCGMIYMLRSSPPAIEYETDYFFDFYKKQYGKTYLEDFPNLIAAGKKRLAVIKHILGSRAGQGARLLDIGCAYGPFLSAARGEGFSPQGIDPAADAVHYVREELGIPAQVGFFPDPSLQESEGEESFEVITLWYVIEHFADLRPVLEEINRLLKTGGVLAFSTPSSSGISGKKSPGTFLENSPQDHWTVWRPGICRKLLARYGFKLKKIQVTGHHPERFPLGNRFRRGGFIWNLLLHLSCLFGLGDTFECYAVKVRLP from the coding sequence GTGACAGTCGGATCTCTTTTGGTCGTTCCGGCGCTTGAAAAAAACCGCGGCGGGGGGCACCTTGTCCGCAGCGCCGCCCTGGTCCGCTCCCTCCGCAGGGCCGGGCGGGAGGCTTTCCTCTTTTTGCCCGAAGGCCATAATTGGGAACTGCTTGGGATAGCCGGTCTAAACGGTGAATCCTGGGTACGTCTGGAGGATCCGCGAAAATCCCCGGGGCCGGAAAAAGGATGGGACTTTATTATCCTTGATAAATTCCGGACAAGTCCCGAAGAAGCAGCGTCCTGGTCTGCCTTGGCGCCCCTGGTTGGCATTGATGAGGGAGGGCCGTACCGGAGAAGTTTCGATTTTCTTATCGATATTCTTCCCAACCTTTATACGTGCCGGGAGGATCTTCCCAATATCACCGCCCCGTCCATGATACCCCTGCCTGTTAAGCGCCGGCCCTCATTTTATAATACGGACAGCCACTTACGGGTGCTTATCAGCTTCGGGGCCGAGGATGCTGCGGGCCTTAGTTTTCCTGCGGCCATGGCCTTGGGGAAAAGTTCCCGCAAAAACAAACTTGAAATCACCCTTATTGCCCCGGGACTTCGCTTGAATACGGCGCAAGCTTTCAAGGCTTTTTCAAATATTGTCTTTATTCCAAAGGGAATTCCGGAACTTCGGGAACATCTGGCGGAATATGATCTTCTTGTCACCCATTTCGGCCTCTGCGCCTTTGAGGCTATCCATGCCCGCCTTCCGGTGCTGCTGGTTTCCCCCGGGAGCTACCATGAAAAGCTGGCCCGCAATGCCGGGTTTTTTTCCGCCGGAACCGGTTCCGCCGCCGCCGGCCGTATCGGGCAATTCCTCTCCGATACGAATTTTCTAAACGCCCTCGCCGGGCGCTGTGAAAGTATCGCTTCCCGGTTTGGCCTGGATACTGCTCCCGGGCAAACCCTTGGGGATCTTCTGGCAGGTTTCACCAGTCCCCGAAACCATGGGGGCAATTCCGCTACAAGCTGCCCAGCCTGTGGCGCCCCCGGCAGCCGGAAAACCCCAGCCCGCTTTCCCGGCCGTACATACCGGCGCTGCAGGCGCTGCGGTATGATCTACATGCTTCGATCTTCCCCTCCGGCAATAGAATATGAAACCGATTACTTTTTTGACTTTTATAAAAAACAATACGGAAAAACGTATCTTGAGGATTTTCCCAATCTAATCGCCGCCGGGAAAAAACGGCTCGCCGTTATTAAACACATCCTGGGTAGCAGGGCAGGGCAGGGCGCACGGCTTTTGGACATAGGCTGTGCCTACGGCCCTTTTTTAAGCGCCGCCCGTGGTGAAGGATTTTCCCCGCAGGGTATCGACCCCGCGGCGGACGCGGTTCATTATGTTAGGGAAGAGTTGGGGATACCCGCCCAGGTTGGATTTTTTCCGGACCCATCCCTGCAGGAATCGGAAGGAGAGGAAAGCTTTGAGGTAATTACCCTTTGGTATGTGATCGAACACTTTGCGGATCTTCGTCCGGTATTGGAGGAGATTAACCGGCTCCTTAAAACCGGAGGGGTACTTGCCTTTTCAACACCCTCTTCTTCGGGTATTTCGGGAAAAAAATCTCCGGGAACTTTTCTTGAAAACAGTCCCCAGGATCATTGGACGGTATGGCGCCCCGGTATATGCAGGAAGCTCCTGGCCCGGTATGGATTTAAGCTAAAAAAGATCCAGGTTACCGGCCATCACCCTGAGCGTTTTCCCCTGGGGAATAGGTTCAGGAGGGGAGGGTTCATCTGGAATCTTCTGTTACATCTGAGCTGCCTATTTGGTCTGGGAGATACCTTTGAATGTTACGCAGTAAAAGTGAGGTTACCATGA
- a CDS encoding cytidylyltransferase domain-containing protein gives MTALILQGRLDSSRLPNKALLPLGEKPMLLRVMEAAKMIPADLHILACPDDSLAAFGPLVGSAGFELMGGPKFDVLRRYCIAIRHYSVDWVIRATGDNPFVFADAASALLRETQAMGADYAGYAALPYGAGVEVVRARALLQAGEEASSEAEREHVCPFLYNHSERFLLHRPLAPRIWQGPEIRLTVDTAEDYARSQQLYCALSPLSMDERSNGETIISVFRKTFQNSNSVSVTDTILKVTPR, from the coding sequence GTGACTGCCCTTATTCTTCAGGGCCGTCTTGATTCCTCAAGGCTACCCAATAAAGCCCTGCTTCCCCTTGGAGAAAAGCCCATGCTCCTGCGGGTTATGGAGGCTGCAAAAATGATCCCCGCGGATCTCCATATCCTGGCCTGTCCCGATGACAGTCTTGCCGCCTTTGGGCCCCTGGTTGGGTCCGCCGGGTTTGAGCTCATGGGCGGGCCTAAGTTCGATGTACTCCGCCGCTACTGTATAGCCATCCGCCATTATTCCGTAGACTGGGTCATCAGGGCCACCGGCGATAACCCCTTTGTTTTTGCCGACGCCGCCTCCGCTTTGCTGCGGGAAACTCAAGCAATGGGTGCCGACTATGCGGGTTACGCCGCTCTGCCCTACGGCGCTGGAGTCGAAGTTGTCAGGGCCCGCGCTCTCTTACAAGCCGGGGAAGAAGCGAGTAGCGAAGCGGAACGTGAACACGTCTGCCCCTTCCTCTACAATCACAGTGAACGCTTTCTCCTTCACCGTCCCCTGGCGCCGCGGATCTGGCAAGGACCGGAGATCCGGCTTACGGTGGACACCGCAGAAGACTACGCGCGGTCCCAACAATTATACTGCGCATTATCACCCCTATCCATGGACGAACGAAGTAACGGTGAAACGATTATTTCTGTTTTTCGGAAAACATTTCAAAACAGTAATTCTGTTTCCGTTACTGATACTATTCTTAAAGTGACACCTCGGTGA
- a CDS encoding N-acetylmuramoyl-L-alanine amidase, whose amino-acid sequence MHQPGRYLCGKLRCKMRFFGACLVLLFMNISPGLFSEEAGAASPAALSLEETLKALGAELRWDPLFRAGVLSAGGHYLAFQTGNAGAQGMALLDNRDILTLPVPYLEGGTLHFPGEFVSATKKNLDEYMQNELSRFRIAAIIVDPGHGGKDNGASGTHNVNGRQFTLVEKDLTLRVSRNLHAMLKAAYPDKQVLLTRNADTYPSLEDRVVIANSVPLRENEAIVFISIHANASFSKAARGYEVWYLSPDYRRTVIDESKYADSAEVGHILNDMMEEEFTTESITMAQLILNQFKETLGPVIPSRGIKAEEWFVVRNARMPSILVELGFVTNEADALLMTNETYLMKFSQALYKGITQFVTVFERSGGFTNIE is encoded by the coding sequence ATGCATCAGCCGGGGCGGTACCTGTGCGGGAAACTTCGTTGCAAAATGCGATTTTTCGGCGCTTGCCTTGTGCTTCTTTTCATGAATATCTCGCCGGGCTTGTTTTCAGAAGAAGCTGGGGCAGCCTCACCGGCGGCGCTTAGTCTGGAGGAAACCCTAAAAGCATTGGGGGCGGAACTCCGCTGGGATCCCCTGTTCCGGGCCGGGGTCTTATCCGCCGGAGGGCATTATCTGGCTTTTCAAACCGGAAACGCCGGCGCCCAGGGTATGGCTCTGCTGGATAACCGGGATATACTCACCCTTCCTGTACCGTATCTTGAAGGGGGAACTCTCCATTTTCCCGGGGAATTTGTAAGCGCCACCAAAAAAAACCTGGACGAATATATGCAGAATGAACTATCCCGTTTCCGCATTGCCGCCATCATCGTGGATCCCGGCCATGGGGGCAAGGACAACGGGGCGTCCGGGACCCATAATGTCAACGGACGGCAGTTCACCCTGGTAGAAAAGGATCTTACCCTCAGGGTTTCCCGGAATCTCCACGCCATGCTCAAAGCCGCCTATCCGGATAAGCAGGTACTCCTCACCCGAAACGCCGATACGTATCCTTCCTTAGAAGACCGGGTGGTCATCGCCAATTCGGTCCCCCTTAGGGAGAACGAAGCCATAGTCTTCATATCAATTCACGCAAACGCATCCTTTAGCAAGGCTGCCCGGGGTTACGAAGTATGGTACCTCAGCCCGGATTACCGCCGAACGGTAATTGATGAGTCAAAGTATGCGGATTCCGCCGAGGTAGGCCATATCCTCAATGATATGATGGAAGAGGAATTCACCACAGAAAGCATCACCATGGCCCAACTCATCCTGAACCAGTTCAAGGAAACCCTTGGTCCTGTAATCCCATCCCGGGGCATCAAGGCGGAAGAATGGTTTGTGGTACGCAACGCCCGTATGCCCTCCATACTGGTAGAGCTTGGCTTTGTCACCAACGAAGCCGACGCCCTCCTCATGACCAACGAGACCTACTTGATGAAATTTTCCCAAGCGTTATATAAAGGTATAACACAGTTTGTCACCGTGTTTGAACGTTCCGGAGGATTTACCAACATCGAATGA
- a CDS encoding ATP-grasp domain-containing protein: protein MTSECSGKRLLILGAGIMQGPAISIAKDMGLYTVVVDGDPRAPEAAKADRFECIDLKDKEGIQTLGATLQSHGGLAGVMTAGTDFSATVAWAAEKLGLPGIPYAAALNASNKDRMRRCFAAAGVPSPQFTTFTTKSLGRSPKKLPFDFPVVVKPVDNMGGRGCRRVNSSKELTDALPEALEFSRSGKAIVEEFMDGPEFSVDAIVNNENIMVCGFADRHIFYPPYFIEMGHTMPSAQDSAVIKSLLEVFFAGVRSLGISAGYGAAKGDLKLTARGPMIGEIAARLSGGYMSGWTYPYASGVEVTRGAILAALGRPWSPGPDRNRTSAERAFISIPGKVHSIHGLDQARKTRYVKNIFLRIAEGSLVRFPENNVTKCGNIISAAPSRKAAVNAAENAARKIVIRLDINQRETDAFLAFHADAFPPDAFSLPPDIHAALNSIPVQPIPDLLHAAAGDLPLIGIHPFPEFTGCKIRDYAGRTPRESLEIIRVITGLALPIMEGEIHGIVLDRNFWNALIRGGYQGGMYFIDTLLKKQEITRKKLNKKRGQNKL, encoded by the coding sequence ATGACATCTGAATGTTCAGGAAAACGGCTCTTGATCCTCGGCGCAGGGATTATGCAGGGCCCTGCCATATCCATAGCCAAGGATATGGGGCTTTATACGGTTGTGGTAGATGGGGATCCCCGGGCGCCGGAGGCAGCCAAGGCGGATCGTTTTGAGTGCATCGATCTTAAGGACAAGGAGGGGATCCAAACCCTGGGCGCGACACTGCAATCCCATGGAGGTCTGGCTGGGGTTATGACCGCGGGAACTGATTTTTCCGCCACCGTAGCCTGGGCAGCGGAAAAATTGGGGCTTCCCGGCATTCCATACGCTGCAGCCCTCAATGCTTCTAACAAAGACCGGATGCGCCGCTGTTTTGCCGCCGCCGGAGTTCCCTCGCCTCAATTTACCACCTTCACCACGAAATCCCTGGGTAGATCCCCGAAAAAACTCCCCTTCGATTTTCCGGTGGTGGTAAAACCGGTGGATAACATGGGAGGCCGGGGCTGCCGCCGGGTAAATTCCTCAAAGGAATTAACCGATGCCCTTCCGGAGGCTCTGGAATTCTCCCGGTCCGGCAAGGCTATTGTGGAGGAGTTCATGGACGGCCCGGAATTTTCTGTGGACGCCATTGTTAACAACGAAAACATCATGGTCTGTGGTTTTGCAGATCGCCATATCTTTTACCCCCCGTACTTTATTGAGATGGGCCATACCATGCCGAGCGCCCAGGACAGCGCCGTTATCAAATCGCTCCTGGAAGTTTTTTTTGCCGGGGTACGTTCCCTGGGTATTAGCGCCGGATACGGCGCCGCCAAGGGGGACCTGAAGCTCACCGCCCGGGGCCCCATGATTGGGGAAATAGCCGCCCGTCTTTCCGGAGGCTATATGTCCGGCTGGACCTATCCCTACGCTTCCGGTGTAGAAGTAACCAGGGGCGCCATCCTCGCCGCCCTGGGCCGCCCCTGGTCACCCGGGCCGGATCGGAACCGGACCAGCGCCGAGCGCGCCTTCATCTCCATCCCCGGCAAGGTCCATTCCATCCACGGTCTGGACCAGGCCCGTAAAACCAGGTACGTAAAAAATATCTTCCTCCGTATAGCCGAGGGTAGCTTGGTCCGCTTCCCGGAAAACAACGTTACCAAGTGCGGCAACATCATTAGCGCCGCCCCTTCCCGGAAAGCTGCGGTAAACGCCGCAGAAAACGCCGCCCGGAAAATAGTGATCCGTCTCGATATAAATCAGAGGGAAACCGATGCCTTCCTCGCCTTCCACGCCGATGCCTTCCCCCCGGACGCTTTTAGCCTCCCACCGGATATTCATGCCGCCCTGAACTCGATCCCCGTACAGCCTATTCCGGATCTCCTCCACGCGGCTGCCGGTGATTTGCCGCTTATTGGGATCCACCCGTTTCCGGAATTTACGGGATGTAAAATACGGGATTATGCCGGAAGAACCCCCCGGGAAAGCCTTGAGATAATACGGGTCATAACCGGACTGGCTTTGCCGATAATGGAAGGAGAAATCCACGGGATAGTCCTGGATCGTAATTTTTGGAATGCCCTGATTCGGGGGGGATATCAGGGGGGAATGTATTTTATCGATACCCTCCTTAAGAAACAGGAAATAACCCGTAAGAAATTGAACAAAAAGCGAGGACAGAACAAGCTATGA